The Salvelinus sp. IW2-2015 unplaced genomic scaffold, ASM291031v2 Un_scaffold924, whole genome shotgun sequence DNA window AGgggtactgtagtacatcatgttacacaaataTTGTCCCTGTGCATAACCCCTAACCTCTGACYCCTGACCTTTAGCTCCTTGACATCGATGTATCCGGAGGCGTCGGTGTCAAACAGTTCAAAGGCCTCTCTGATCTCCTGTTTCAGCTCCTCAGTGAGCTCTGTCTTGGGGTTGGACTTCTTCCTGGGGGGAGGGACCGGACCCAGGGACGGCCTCTTTACACTGGTTGCCTAGCGATGGCAACAAGGAAACACATTAAGGCTTGATGGGCGTATCTCAATGGTCTTAAGTAGATTCCTTGTCTAATCTCCTTCAGTCCAGCTAGGTTTAATTATTGAGATGTAGCCAGGAGATAAAGAGAAAGGGGAAGCCTTAGAAGGRTGTGATTTCAATTGATATGTATAGACAAGTCATCTTGTATCTGCAAAAGGCCATTTCAATGTAAAGTCAGATAGCCTAGGGGAAACATGCCATAAATAGGGCGATAAtttaagtaataataaataaatataacatgACTGTCACTATAGCTGATTATTTACAGATAGCTGGCACCAGAAGGCTAGCGTAGACATGGGGAAATATGCATCACTACTTTTTTAATTCGGATTATTCACATCCCATTATTAACCCTTTCAGATAATATGCTAGTGCTTCCATTGATTGGGTAATAAGCAAGCCTAGTATTCCTATCGCACAGCCAGTTAGGGTTAATACAGGCTGTGGTAGCCTCAGCGTAGCGAGGCCTTTTGTCATTTGTAGCAGAAGCACAAGGAGCGTCAAAACAGAACGGCAAAACCGTTAATTGCGCTCCAGCATTAGCCTACTCACCATTTCAGATGATCACTCGCGAAGACAGACACAAGAGAACCGTAGATTTACTGAAGAGTGCTCTGTCTAATATGTTaacgtccctcctctctctcctcctatcatcTAGGCAGGGATGAGATCATAGACAGAAAACCGGACCGTTTATTACAGGGGCTGCAATAACAGATATGCAGTTATTATATCTCAATGTTATAATAGGCTTAATATAATTTTGGGATAATAAATTAAGTTAATAAATGAAGATTTCCAGTCAATGAGCGCAGTATTCTGTCTGTGCTATGATCATTTTGATCTGTGCCCGTGAATGCGCACTCGATTTATCTCCTTCTGCACTCCGGGTCTACAAAATGCCACATTCAGAATGGAAACAATTCGTATGAACGTGCCGAGCAAGCTAAATCGAGTGCATCTAGTCGGGCGAGAAGATTATTGGTTGTTGATGACATGTGGTATAAAACTCTATATGACAATTGGCTGGATTAATGGTTGGAGCTCCGATCCAGAATCTATTCTCCGTGCGCCAATTTATGTGTGGGAAATATAACAACGGATACAGGATCAGGTTTAGGGGCGTTTACACTTCTATAGCTACCCACTGTGGGTGTGGTCTCACTGTGGATATGTCCCGGTTGGTCAGAGCAGTGGCGTTCTTTGACGTAGGCTCCACTGCATTGGCTGTTCGAGCCTGTCACCTTTACACACAAACTCCCGTCTACCCAACGAGAGCGCCTCTCGGGCTCAGCTGATACAGGGTTTATTAATTGTGCGCGGGTCGATTTATATTGTTGCTAAACAGATTGAACAGGTGAAAGGATAAACATTTTCACTTATTTGATAGCATATTAAAGTGTCTTTATATTGTAAACTTGTCTTGAAATAAGCCTAAAGGTGTTTGCTTGTAGTCTTCATCATGATTCAATTGTCCGTGTGACATGATCTTGTCAAACTGTTTTCGAACGAGGGAACTTTAACCAAATACTCAAATTTCTCTGTCAGTTTGTTTCCCAACACCGACGACGCTCCTGCAGTTTGCCATGGCCACGCGCATACGACCGGTGAGTGCGCGGTAGTTTGAAGAACATATCAAGTTCTGAGCTATATGCCAACACGTTCAGGCTATTTATTAGTTCTTCTCATATGTCTCGTGTGTGTCCGTTTCATTGTATTATAGTCTGTCTTTACTGAATGTTGTCGCTCTACCCGCTACAGAGCAGTAAGAGGTGTGCAGTGATAGGAGGCTCTGGGTTCCTGGGTAGACACCTGGTAGAGAAGCTGTTGGATAAAGGCTACACCGTGTCGGTGTTTGACMTCAGACAGAGYTATGAACTACCAGGAGTCACCTTCCACCAGGGAGACCTCTGTGACAAAcaggtgagtctgtctgtctgtctgtgaagggTCTGTGCACTGAGCTGGTTGGGGCCAGCTATATGACCTTGTTATGGCCTTTGTGCCTCATGTGTTCATGTTAggcctgtgtttgtctgtgtgtctgYATCTGgtcatcattgtgtgtgtggcCCTATCCCAGGCTCTCCTAACAGCCCTCCAAGGTGTCTCCCTGCTGTTCCACTGTGCCTCTCCAGCCCCAGCCAGTGATGACAAGGCTCTGTTCCAGAGAGTCAACATCCAGGGGACACAGACTGTCCTACAGGCCTGCACTGAGGCTGGAGTACAGGTAGGGGGCAGTATATGGTTACTGTTCAACAGATAGGCctgtcatacaatatgttacaaagaCAAACTAAATTCAATGAAATAAATGYTCTGTTAAAATACTTGTACATTCTCCATAATTGAATGTAATTACGGATCTAGTGGATAGATAGTCCGCTATACTGACTAAAAGTTGAGGTGTTTTTCTGCCTGTCTGCTATAGAAAGTGKTACTGACCAGCAGTGCCAGTGTGGTGTTTGAAGGAACAGACATCAAGGATGGGAGAGAAGACCTTCCCTACGCCAAGAAGCCCATCGACTACTACACAGAGACCAAGATAgaacaggagaaggtgaggacacTACTACAACAGATGCCCTAATGATAGaaaggaagaaggtgaggacactACTACACCAGAGACCAAGATAgaacaggagaaggtgaggacacTACTACACAAGACCAAGATAgaacaggagaaggtgaggacacTACTACACAGAGACCAAGATAGacaggagaaggtgaggacacttacacacacaggaccaagatagaacaggagaaggtgaggacactctacacacagagaccaaGATAGAACAGAGAGGTGAGGACACTACTACCACACAACGACCAAGATAGAACAGGAGAGGTGAGGACACTACTACAACAGAGACCAAGATAgaacaggagaaggtgaggacacACTACTACACAGAGACCAAGATAGAACAGAAGGTGAGGACACTAACTACACAACAGACAAGATAGATAAGGTGAGAGAGCTTGTTTATTTTGTAGAATAGCCTTATCATAGTTTGTTAATGGTACCAGAGCATTGCTAGGGGGAGAACTTGTCTGCACATTTAGACATTGATGCTGCCCTATCCAGACCTGTAGCATGCTCCACATCAGCTCCACATGAAATAAGTCATGTTCTCCTCTATCTCCATCTTGTCTCTATGTGGTGTCTCAGCTGGTTCTGGAAGGCCTGTGACAAGGAGAAGGGGTCTCCTGACGGTGGCCATTCGACCTCACGGTATCTTCGGCCCCGGGACCCCAGCTGGTGCCCATCCTGGTCGCAACGGCACGCAGGGGCAAGATGAAGTTCATCATCGGGTCAGTCATACACAGAACTGGAGTGGAACATGGGTCAGTCATACACAGAACTGGAATGGAACATGGGTCAGTCATACACAGGACTGGAGTGGAACATGGGTCAGTCATACACAGGACTGGAATGGAACATGGGTCAGTCATACACAGGACTGGAATGGAAATGGTCAGTCATACACAGAACTGGAGTGGAACATGGGTCAGTCATACACAGGACTGGAATGGAACATGGGTCAGTCATACACAGAACTGGAATGGAACATGGGTCAGTCATACACAGAACTGGAATGGAACATGGGTCAGTCATACACAGGACTGGAATGGAACATGGGTCAGTCATACACAGAACTGGAATGGAACATGGGTCAGTCATACACAGAACTGGAATGGAACATGGGTCAGTCATACACAGAAGGAATGGAACAATGGGTCAGTCATACACAGAACTGGAATGGAACATGGGTCAGTCATACACAGGACTGGAATGGAACATGGGTGCAGTTCATACTACAGAACTGGAATGGAACATGGGTCAGTCATACACAGGACTGGAATGGAACATGGGTCAGTCATACACAGGACTGGAATGGAACATGGACTCCTCACTAGGCATAGTGGGATTGACCAAAGTTAATGTTTTtatggatattttttattttactaggaaagtcagttaagaacaaattattatttacaatgacggcctaggaacagggggttaacttccttgttcaggggcagaacgacagatttttaccttgtcagctcggggaatcgatctagcaacctttcggttactgtcccaacgctcaaccactaggctacctgcagccccataTGGCGCTGCCCTTGTtgatgttgtctctctctctgccaactatgtcttctgtctctgtagtgATGGTTCTAACCTGGTGGATTTCACCTTTGTGGACAATGTGGTTCATGGACTCATCCTGGCAGCTGAGAGTCTGAGGCCAGAGTCTCCTATTTGTGGCAAGGTAGGAACCATCTATACGTTCTAGCTCATACAGTAGACCTGCTTGCACTGTACAACTGTGTGATGATGACCAATGGGGACAACTGTAGTGTGTTTGAAGAAAGAGATGCCTTTCGCACTCTCAATCGGACTGCTGCACAGAAGAAACATCCGCCCttgcagagaagcacgagattgtaCTATACTCACCTTTCTtgagttttcccctttagttaacacggTCAATGTTTctctttactgtgggaattgttatctaatcaacacaatattagccgctttcaatgcaacatactatGCAAGACTAACTGTGCAAGAGATTTCCTTGTAGGCAGagcgcattggagtaggattctattgcattgacaggcacgtgTCAGCAATCTCCAATCAgcactgcagtaggcctatatgcaaatagccattgccatatggatctgtgcccttcactttgaactggactgtgtttacaggatgagcggtcatgagtagatgcgcttgttttgagatcaaagcgagagttgcatgtagccacgtgtgcatttgttaatatcctttgctagctagtgagttattagccaagTTATAGTTCATTTCTAGTCAGCGATGGGGGAGTGGTTGcgtcctacaagagcacaaaacgtgcaTTTCTAGCCATGCTCGGTGGTGACATTTtgtttttgagggaacattggttgtaACAAACGTTCCCATGTTCAGAGCTCGGGGACTaataaggttctatctgctaaaagatgattctgagataattggctttaaagttccaaCCCTCATTGGAAATTTgatcttgtattcttttgaacttaataCGAATTGGGATATTTAgagtaatgtatgtgtgtgtgtagagaacaTTAAACAGAACAAGGCTGTCAATTACTACATTTCACCAAAAATGCAGATTGAACCTTTTTGTAGTCCCAAGCTCCCGATATAGAGCCTGGAAATACTGTGCAACAAAGTGGTACTTGAAAGGGGCGTGGGTTAAAATGGAGGCGGGAGAGAGCCTGCTACAGCTCAGTTAGATGGGACTTAAAAAAGACAAATCGTCAGTTCAAATGAATGTTCCATCACAGCGGCCATATTGTTTTGGGGTTAGTATTATTTTTGGGAAGCCCAATTGATTCGAAGTTTGGGCATAAAGTTTATATGTGAAAActagttttttttaatttaacctttttatttaactaggcaagtcagttgagaacaaattcttatttacaatgacggcctgcaccggccaaacccggacaacgctgggccaattgtctgccgccctatgggactcccaatcacggccggttgtgatagtctggattcgaaccagggtctgtagtgacccctctagcactgagatgcagagccttagactgctgaaccagggtctgtagtgacgcctctagcactgagatgccgcGCCTTAGACcacaaccagggtctgtagtgacacctctaacactgagatgcagagccttagactgctccgccagggtctgtagtgacacctctagtactgagatgcagagccttagactgctgatccagggtctgtagtgacacctctagtactgagatgcagagccttagactgctgcgccactcgggagatgcATACTTTCCAATTTCCCCAACTCACTTCCTTGTTTAGCCTACATTAAATCACTTGCGCTGCTTGGACTCTGATATTCACAAATGTAGAGTGGAGGTTCTAAGGGTTATGctatatcagggatgggcaagTTTTTGGgtgaactcagtcggggtctcaacttactgttgcgagttagaaAGTGCAATTTGGAAATTTGGTTCTACTGCTGTTCttatgtcagctaacattttttttatttactttgcttaGTTAGTTTAGcgaccagctatctaaacttttcATCATGTTTGAATTACCGGCCGGGTTAGGCCCCCATTCTATTAGTCAGTCTGACTCAGATATCATAGTAGGCAGGCCCACGAGCAACGGCAGGCCCACGAGCAACGGCAGGCCCACGAGCAACGGcaggcccctcatgatgagttctgaTTTGTTGTGGCCCAACACCTATCAAAGTTGCCCATTCCTGTGCTAGATGTTGATGGACTGAGAGATCAGCCAATAAACCGCTGGATTTTCTTCCCGCTCCTGTCATAGGCTCCATTCAAGTCCCTTTCTGAGGCGCTGTGAAACCAGACGGTTCCAAAACGAAAGAGCCAACTGGTGGACAGTATTGGGTTCTAACCAATGAAATGTCTTTCTCTAACTCTgtcaacatttaaaaatgttctcAATCTGTATTGACTGGTCTTTCTCATCTCCCCCCTTCCTCCAGGCGTACCACATCACTAATGACGAGCCTGTCCGGTTCTGGGACTTCATGTCAGATATTCTAGTTGGTCTGGGCTACGCTGCTCCACGCTACCACCTTCCCTACACGCTAGTCTACGGGCTGGCTCTGCTGCTGTGGCTGCTGTCTCTGTTACTACGCCCCCTAGTGGTCTTCAAACCCACCTTCACCCCCATGAGGGTGGCCCTGGCAGGTACACATCACTTCTACAGCTGCTCCAAAGCCAAGCAGGACATGGGGTACAAACCTGTGGTCGGTCTGAAGGATGGGATCAGACGCACGGTGGAGAGCTATCCTCATCTACGACATGGAGCCTGATGGCTATACCTGCAATATGGTAGCCTGGAAACCAAACTGATATGCTCCGTGTAACAATGGTGAAATGGATCGTatcagtttggattccaggctagtGGTATGGAACCTCACTTCTGAGTCCTAACTTGAGATCTATGCACATTAATCACTGCTGTCAATGGGAGAAAAACATTTTAAGCTGGTAGTTGTGTACAGTTATCAAGTCAAGATTCAACCCGGAGGGACGTACTGGTTCATACTCTCACCAGTGTCTTGTTCTTtaggtaaaaaaaacatttattttcgaTCTCTGATATATTTGTGAGCCCATAATAATAACTGGGGGTATAAGCCTTTGAAATGAGTGCGCTCTCTCATGTCTGTAGACCTATATGAGGATCTGTGAACTCTCACCTTTCCTAGGATAGTCAGTACTCCATTTTTGCCTGTCTTCAGTACCTCTCTTCACCAATAGAGAGCAGCACACATCTTCTCAATGTGGATACACGATCTAACATGGTGTTTCCAGCACTTCCTCTTGCCATTATTCATGAGCACTAATTTTGATGTATGAGTGATGATGCGTTTACTGTGACTGATTTCCCTCTACAGCCATCTTGCTTCTAGTCTCTTATACAAATCACAAGCCATCATACAGTTTGTTCATTTAAATCACAAGCCATCATGCAGTTTGTTCATTTAAATCACAAGCAGTCATGCAgttcatttcaaataaaatatgttaTGCCTTACATTCCCTTAATCTAAACATTGTACAGTTTATTAATTAAAATGCTAACATAGAATGTGTTTGTATAGGAGTCAACACATAATAAAGTTTGTTCACCCTCATTAGAAAGTAGTTGGCAGTCTGTTTGCATCTATCCGCCATAACTCAGGCACCCACCACCATTTGTTTTTCCAAAGCCGATATCCCAGGATTAATGTTAATATGATGTACATTTTAAGACAGACAAACTGTATTTCAATGCATGTCACAATACAATAGTTCACAGAAAGGGATGGGccacctctctctgtcatcctcccCTTTTCTACATTCCAGCTGTCTTACTGTCTCAATGGCATGACTTCCTCTCATAAACACATGTATCACTTATTAAAGCTGATCAGTGTGGTTTAGGTGTGAGGGCGGGCGGGGGAGGGCGTGGGAGAGCGGGTGGTTCAGTTGTGATATCAGTTAAAGGGCGAGGGAGGGCAGTGTTTAGGTTGAAATGCCTGACATTCCTTCTAGTATAATGAGCCATGGTGAGACTCACTGCTGCTAGGCTGAGCTGTTCAACTGGTTTAGCCCTCAGAGtgtagtagagagagggggggatgaggGGGGATGAGAAAAGGGAAAGCAGGTACAATAGACTTCACAGTTTACACTGACTATGAGCTGAAGTGAAACCGTGGCACTAAAACCAAATAGTTTCCTCATCCTTAAACTCTCTACTACAGTGAACCTGTATGACTGAGTAAAGAGACAATGTGTAAATTAACATCCCTCCCAAGTCTCCACCCTATACCATTTGAATAAGGCTGGGTGAATGTATGCATGGGATGTCTGGGATTGTTTCTGTAGCTAAATAAGGGTAGGGTTGTGTACTGTAAACACTATCTGGTGTGGAGATTCATTTTGAGAGTTAACCTATTATGTTGCTATTGACAACCGTGTTCATTTATTATGTTGCTATTGACAACCGTGCTTTGGAGTAGATGTTGGAGGACGCAGGTGTTCTGAGaaagtgtccacacacacactcatctgtgACCTAACACCCTGTTCTGCCTACATCTACACCTCATGGTCCCATGGTTTAACTATTCATAGGTCAGCCGACTGGCAGTTACCCAGGTCTGTCTTACAACAGACTGCTATTAACTTAAACACACCGTATCGAGATGAGGCATGTTTTAATGGGGCTACATCATAATTGTCTCTAGTTTGGAAGAGCAATAGAGAGGCTTATTGAACTCGTAACATTACAAAGCAAATAGCAGTCCTGGTGTTTGTACAACACCTAGGCTTTAAAGTGTGACCCAATTGTTAGAGAATATCTACAGTCACTGTTCTCAGATTTGttaatgtctctgtctctttctgatgATGTCTCCCTGTCCAGTAAACATGAGAGAAACAGTTTTATAggagtgtctgtgtctctgtgtctctctgtgtgtgtgtgtgtgtgtctgtgtgtgtgtttgggtcatgCTCTGCACTCCTGGCTATGCCAAGTATGTTCCTGCTCACCTGGCTCTCAGGTATGTGATAAAAGAGAGGGAAATAAGCAGTGAACAAAACTCTCTTCTTCCCGATCTCacccctacacaaacacacacaccctgggtgGTGGCGTAGCCTCTAGGACTGTCTGAGCTAGTCTGTGTCCACGCCCGTATCTGTTCAAAC harbors:
- the LOC112069177 gene encoding LOW QUALITY PROTEIN: sterol-4-alpha-carboxylate 3-dehydrogenase, decarboxylating-like (The sequence of the model RefSeq protein was modified relative to this genomic sequence to represent the inferred CDS: inserted 2 bases in 1 codon; deleted 2 bases in 1 codon) yields the protein MATRIRPSSKRCAVIGGSGFLGRHLVEKLLDKGYTVSVFDJRQSYELPGVTFHQGDLCDKQALLTALQGVSLLFHCASPAPASDDKALFQRVNIQGTQTVLQACTEAGVQKVXLTSSASVVFEGTDIKDGREDLPYAKKPIDYYTETKIEQEKLVLEGVTRRRGLLTVAIRPHGIFGPXGPQLVPILVATARRGKMKFIIGDGSNLVDFTFVDNVVHGLILAAESLRPESPICGKAYHITNDEPVRFWDFMSDILVGLGYAAPRYHLPYTLVYGLALLLWLLSLLLRPLVVFKPTFTPMRVALAGTHHFYSCSKAKQDMGYKPVVGLKDGIRRTVESYPHLRHGA